In Flavobacterium gelatinilyticum, a genomic segment contains:
- a CDS encoding nucleotidyltransferase — MARTRTQIKAEMTVPFMASESNASKYGFTAGASFDSEFSLVSLENILFEIVALAHFIHESFFDQHAKEVDQRLANEYPGTLPWYRTMALRFQFGFNLLGNTDKFDNSSATGAQIEDSKIIKYSAVNEVFDGQRVRVIIKIAGEENGVLTNFTDTAQIEAIENYFKRIKIAGTYLTIINYRADKLFLNLQIKRDALVLDASGMSKLNGNYPVVDALKEFMKELDFNGELKLSALIDKIQTVPGVIDATLFGAQSAWINPDAGDYGDPQPITISKIAESGYFEIVTFDNISYVV, encoded by the coding sequence ATGGCACGAACCAGAACACAAATAAAAGCAGAAATGACAGTGCCGTTTATGGCCAGTGAAAGTAATGCGTCAAAATACGGCTTCACTGCCGGTGCTTCTTTCGATTCGGAGTTCTCACTTGTAAGTTTAGAGAACATTCTTTTTGAAATTGTGGCACTGGCTCATTTTATTCATGAGTCTTTCTTCGATCAGCATGCAAAAGAAGTTGATCAGCGCCTCGCTAATGAATATCCGGGGACACTTCCCTGGTATCGAACAATGGCGTTACGCTTTCAATTCGGTTTTAACCTGCTGGGCAATACAGATAAGTTTGATAACAGTTCCGCAACCGGTGCGCAGATCGAAGACTCTAAAATAATCAAGTATTCAGCCGTCAATGAAGTTTTTGACGGACAGCGCGTGAGAGTAATTATAAAGATAGCCGGTGAAGAAAACGGTGTTTTGACAAACTTCACCGACACAGCGCAGATCGAGGCAATTGAGAATTATTTCAAAAGAATTAAAATCGCCGGCACCTATTTAACCATTATAAACTACCGTGCAGACAAACTGTTTTTAAACTTGCAGATCAAACGTGATGCCCTGGTACTCGATGCATCCGGAATGAGTAAGCTTAACGGTAATTATCCCGTTGTTGATGCGCTTAAAGAGTTCATGAAAGAACTGGATTTTAACGGGGAGTTAAAACTATCAGCGCTCATTGATAAAATACAAACTGTTCCTGGTGTAATTGATGCGACCTTATTCGGTGCACAGAGCGCGTGGATTAATCCGGACGCGGGTGATTATGGTGATCCCCAGCCCATCACTATATCAAAGATCGCAGAGAGCGGTTATTTCGAAATAGTAACCTTTGATAACATCAGCTATGTGGTTTAA